Proteins from one Deltaproteobacteria bacterium genomic window:
- a CDS encoding lysophospholipid acyltransferase family protein, which yields MARKLTFKDRALLFIAPYVAEIIVRFLYLTMKIEFLHEERARKYWDNDERMILACWHGRLLMIPLCYKGRFIRCLISHHKDGEALAGFMGRFGHGAVRGSSTRGGSMAMREMLRTIRKCDVAITPDGPRGPKHVVQDGIVALARMSGAPILPVTFGASRKKHFSSWDSFLMPMPFSKGAFIWGEPVFVSKSDDLEAKKKEVEKSLLELTDYIDRYVSK from the coding sequence ATGGCGCGAAAACTAACCTTTAAAGACAGGGCGCTTTTATTTATTGCTCCCTATGTGGCTGAAATTATTGTCCGCTTTCTCTACCTTACCATGAAGATTGAATTTCTTCATGAAGAGAGAGCAAGGAAATACTGGGATAATGATGAAAGGATGATACTGGCCTGCTGGCATGGACGGCTCCTCATGATACCGCTTTGTTATAAAGGCAGGTTCATCAGATGCCTTATCAGCCACCATAAAGATGGCGAGGCGCTTGCCGGATTTATGGGGAGGTTCGGTCATGGCGCTGTGCGGGGCTCATCTACCCGTGGCGGTTCAATGGCCATGAGAGAGATGCTTCGCACAATCAGGAAGTGTGATGTTGCTATTACCCCTGACGGCCCCCGGGGTCCGAAGCATGTCGTTCAGGATGGGATTGTAGCGCTGGCGAGGATGTCCGGCGCGCCTATTCTTCCTGTAACCTTCGGCGCTTCCAGAAAGAAGCACTTTTCAAGCTGGGATTCTTTTCTTATGCCCATGCCTTTTAGCAAAGGGGCTTTTATCTGGGGTGAGCCTGTTTTCGTATCGAAAAGTGACGATCTTGAAGCGAAGAAAAAGGAAGTGGAAAAGAGTCTTCTTGAACTGACTGACTATATTGACCGCTATGTGAGTAAATAA
- the msbA gene encoding lipid A export permease/ATP-binding protein MsbA produces the protein MEIYKRLLKYLKFYWKRLVLAMICMWGVGGMTGASAMLVKNVLDDVFINKDENMLKLIPVAIIIIYIFKGIFYFFQSYLMFYVGQSVVKDIRDELYSHIQRQPMSFFAKNPTGTLMSRITYDVNMISSAVSDAFSSLLRDSFTVVILLGVVIFRDWELALIALVVYPFALYPITKFGRKMRKVGTKSQLAMGYITSFLHETIAGARIVKAFGMEQYESERFARANEHFLKLTMKSRKVRALTMPVMEILGAVAASAVIWYGGFKVMEGKMTTGEFFSFLTALMFLYQPVKKLSSVNNVIQEALAAAERIFALLDKEPDIQDSSHAREITGLKERVSFSGVHFCYDDENVIDGFDLEVKKGERIAFVGSSGAGKTTLVNLIPRFYDVTGGGIFIDGEDIRNVTLPSLRDLIAIVSQETILFNDTVRNNIAYGKKETSHEAVIRAARAAFAHDFIMELPEGYNTEVGEQGVRLSGGQRQRLSIARALLKNAPMLILDEATSALDTESEQLVQQALDNLMKDRTSFVIAHRLSTVVKADRIVVLHKGRLAEEGKHEELLKSGGLYAKLWDRQFADI, from the coding sequence ATGGAAATATATAAAAGACTGTTAAAATATCTGAAGTTCTACTGGAAGCGGCTTGTCCTTGCCATGATATGTATGTGGGGCGTGGGGGGCATGACAGGCGCATCAGCCATGCTGGTAAAGAATGTTCTCGATGATGTTTTCATCAATAAAGATGAAAACATGTTAAAACTCATACCTGTTGCCATTATTATCATATATATTTTTAAGGGTATTTTTTACTTTTTCCAGTCATATCTCATGTTTTATGTGGGACAAAGCGTTGTTAAGGATATCAGGGATGAGTTGTACAGTCATATTCAAAGGCAACCCATGTCCTTTTTTGCAAAAAATCCGACAGGCACACTTATGTCGAGAATTACCTATGATGTTAACATGATCAGCAGCGCCGTTTCCGATGCCTTCAGCAGTCTGCTGCGTGATTCCTTTACTGTTGTTATTTTGCTCGGCGTTGTTATCTTCAGGGATTGGGAACTTGCCCTGATTGCCCTCGTTGTTTATCCCTTTGCGCTTTATCCTATTACAAAATTTGGCAGAAAAATGAGAAAAGTGGGAACGAAAAGCCAACTGGCTATGGGATATATAACCAGTTTTCTGCATGAAACGATTGCAGGGGCCAGAATAGTAAAAGCATTTGGTATGGAGCAATACGAGTCGGAGCGTTTTGCCCGGGCGAATGAGCACTTTTTAAAGCTGACCATGAAGTCAAGGAAAGTAAGGGCCCTTACCATGCCTGTTATGGAAATTCTCGGGGCTGTCGCCGCTTCGGCTGTTATATGGTATGGCGGCTTTAAAGTCATGGAAGGAAAGATGACGACAGGAGAGTTTTTCTCCTTTCTGACAGCCCTCATGTTTTTGTACCAACCGGTCAAGAAGCTCAGTTCCGTTAATAATGTTATCCAGGAGGCGCTTGCCGCAGCGGAAAGGATATTTGCGCTTCTTGATAAAGAACCGGACATTCAGGACAGTTCGCATGCCAGGGAAATTACAGGCCTCAAGGAAAGGGTGTCTTTTTCGGGCGTTCATTTTTGCTATGATGATGAAAACGTTATCGATGGCTTTGATCTTGAAGTAAAAAAAGGAGAAAGAATTGCTTTTGTTGGAAGCAGCGGCGCCGGGAAAACGACACTTGTTAACCTGATACCCAGGTTTTATGATGTTACGGGCGGCGGAATTTTTATTGATGGAGAGGATATTCGAAACGTAACACTCCCTTCGCTTCGTGACCTCATTGCAATCGTTTCGCAGGAAACGATACTTTTTAATGATACGGTAAGAAATAATATAGCTTACGGAAAAAAAGAGACTTCCCATGAAGCGGTTATTCGTGCTGCCAGGGCAGCCTTCGCCCATGATTTTATTATGGAACTTCCCGAGGGATATAATACGGAGGTCGGGGAACAGGGTGTCAGGCTTTCCGGCGGGCAGAGACAGCGTCTCTCCATTGCAAGAGCGCTGCTTAAAAATGCGCCCATGCTGATCCTCGATGAAGCGACATCGGCCCTTGATACGGAATCTGAACAGCTGGTTCAGCAGGCGCTGGACAACCTCATGAAAGACAGAACGAGCTTTGTTATTGCTCACCGCCTCTCAACAGTTGTTAAGGCTGACAGGATTGTTGTTCTCCATAAGGGCAGGCTGGCCGAAGAAGGCAAGCATGAAGAACTCCTTAAATCGGGCGGTCTCTATGCAAAACTCTGGGACCGCCAGTTTGCGGATATCTGA
- a CDS encoding 3-deoxy-D-manno-octulosonic acid transferase, translating to MNSPLCQREGRGMLSQPYERENSLYFLYNLLLPLLLAVLSPLVFIKLLGDKSWREGFRQRFFIDSSILKGLAGEPPLWFHAASVGEVNASAKLLSEMRERWPHRKLVVSTFTPTGLKAAKEKLGADAVFFLPLDLSFIVKRTMRKINPQMLILMETEIWPNLIRECGRKDIPVVIVNGRISDKSFGKYRRLKLLLKELFKYVSLVLTQSEESTERFLLLGAGAGKVMTTGNLKFDMHVKNKPLRAMEKWGGPLFIAGSTRDEEEEKVLSAYLHARRKHPDLKLVLAPRHLHRTEAVEKILTGKNLPYEKFSQLDESISREVLLVDTLGELSSLYPYGDVVFVGGSLVPMGGQNMLEPALCGKPLLFGPHVENFREAARILTEGGGALIVKNSDELGQTVIKLLNDPPLRTSMGYRAKASIIAHSGAAEKTINALATFLE from the coding sequence ATGAATTCCCCTCTTTGCCAAAGAGAGGGGAGGGGGATGTTGAGCCAGCCTTATGAAAGGGAGAATTCATTGTATTTTCTCTATAATCTTTTACTGCCTCTGCTGCTTGCTGTATTATCGCCCCTTGTATTCATTAAACTCCTTGGTGATAAAAGCTGGAGGGAAGGTTTTCGGCAACGATTTTTCATTGATAGCTCAATTCTAAAGGGACTTGCCGGTGAGCCTCCTCTCTGGTTCCATGCTGCGTCGGTGGGAGAAGTCAATGCCTCAGCCAAACTCCTTTCAGAAATGAGGGAAAGGTGGCCTCACCGAAAACTTGTTGTTTCAACCTTTACACCGACGGGATTGAAAGCGGCAAAGGAAAAGCTGGGCGCCGATGCTGTTTTTTTTCTTCCTCTTGATCTCTCTTTTATCGTTAAAAGAACGATGAGGAAGATCAATCCTCAAATGCTGATTCTCATGGAGACGGAAATATGGCCCAACCTCATTAGGGAATGCGGGCGCAAGGATATTCCTGTTGTCATCGTAAATGGGAGGATTTCCGACAAAAGCTTTGGAAAGTATCGTCGGCTAAAATTACTGTTAAAGGAACTCTTTAAATATGTAAGCCTTGTGCTTACTCAATCTGAAGAAAGCACGGAACGTTTTCTTTTGCTTGGCGCCGGTGCCGGCAAGGTAATGACGACAGGTAACCTTAAATTCGATATGCATGTTAAAAACAAGCCTCTCAGGGCCATGGAAAAGTGGGGAGGCCCACTATTTATTGCCGGCAGCACAAGAGACGAAGAGGAGGAAAAAGTTCTTTCCGCCTATCTTCATGCCAGGAGAAAACATCCTGACCTCAAGCTTGTTCTGGCGCCAAGGCATTTGCACAGAACTGAGGCCGTGGAAAAAATATTAACGGGAAAGAATCTGCCTTATGAGAAGTTTTCTCAACTTGATGAATCAATTAGCAGGGAAGTGTTACTTGTCGATACCCTGGGAGAACTTTCTTCTCTTTATCCTTACGGAGATGTTGTTTTTGTAGGGGGGAGTCTTGTTCCCATGGGAGGGCAGAATATGCTTGAGCCGGCGCTTTGTGGGAAGCCCCTTCTTTTTGGTCCCCATGTTGAAAACTTCAGAGAAGCGGCGCGCATATTGACAGAAGGGGGAGGCGCTTTGATAGTGAAAAATAGCGATGAACTGGGCCAGACTGTCATAAAACTTCTTAATGATCCTCCGCTGAGAACGTCCATGGGATATAGGGCAAAAGCCTCTATTATAGCACACAGCGGAGCTGCGGAAAAAACGATAAATGCCCTGGCCACCTTTCTTGAGTGA